Within the Vanacampus margaritifer isolate UIUO_Vmar chromosome 8, RoL_Vmar_1.0, whole genome shotgun sequence genome, the region TTGATTTTATGTCTGGTTTATCTTGACACCATCCagcaaatgatttgattggttGGACATGATGAGGGCCTCTTATGCATATCGAGACCTCCTGCAGGCCTTTTATACGCAGCTGCTCCTGCTATTACGTTTTTTAACATTCACACTTTGCTTTGGGTGACTCTTGATGTTGTGTATGCGTGTGGGATATATACATTAATATATGGGgtgttgaagttttttttttttttaattatgcattCACATGTAACCTATTACTCtatactatctatctatccattttctataccatcactacattgaaataaattacaatGCAAACTACAATTTGTGTTGACTATTtgagaaaagaaagcaaaaattgGTAGCCAATACTAGATGTCACAGCTGTTTTCTAGTTTGCATCCACCCCCAAGTAAAGGTCATCAATACAAATGTGCTGCAAATGACACACTTGCACATCTTGGGCTGAGGAGTCGGCATAGAAGTACAGTGCTGCTCTCTAGTGGTCACTAGTGGGAAGAgtttggaagttttttttaagttgtggtTTTGAGACAACTATTAGCATTTTGCAAGGATAGTCGTTtcagagagattttttttttgttgcaaggaTGAAGTTATAGTTTAGTTTTCAAAAGTTAAGTATTTCTTTTGGTGATAGCATAAAAaaggattttttctttttagtttgtgaagaaaaagtttgaatactatgataatacaaaataaaaaaaatgatactaaCTATAGCTCGTAGTTTAACTCAAAATAATCTTAATGAAAACACAActtaataatgtaaataataaataacgtaaaaaaaagtaaaatatgtcaGAATGTGCGAATTTTCCGAACGTAAACAACACTGTCATCAGACGTCACGTGACTGGTCATATGACTTTCAGCTGCTCGATGACGTCAGAGGCGGAAGTAAACAGCAGTGCGAGTTTAGCCGTCTGTCGAGCGTAGACTGTTGACTTTTTCAGCCGtcgtctttgtttttatttgctcggtttttatattatatttcattGTAACACAATCAAGATGAGGAACATTGTGATCTTTGCTGTCACGCTGAGCATGTTGGCAGTTGGAGTTTTTACCGACAGGCAGCACAACTGGAAGAGAATCAACAAAGTAAAGGTGAGGGTGaaacccatttatttatttatttatttatttatttagtcagcCCCTATTGTAAACTCAATCAACATATTGTAGGCTAAAACGtgtacatgatttttttttttgcgtgtttgTTCGTTTGCCAACATTGAATTTGATTGTACGTGATAAATTGTCCGCTGCGTGAATGGTCTTTCTTTCCGTGTGCAGGTTTCGGGTTTTGCATGGAAGAACTGCGGTAAGCCGGACGCGGCGGCGGTGCTGAAGACCCTCAGCGTGTCTCCGGACCCCATCAGCATCCCCGGAGAGCTGACCGCGTCCGCGTCGGGATCCACGTCCGTCGAGCTCCTTGCGCCTCTGAGCGTCAGTACtggacacacgcgcacgcacacgcacacaccaatggATCTGCTCAAGAGTAATTGCTTTTACACCACGGACATTTTTAGGAATGCGTTTTGATTTTTACAAGGTGCAATTGCCTGCATTTGCCTACAAAGCTAAATCTGTCCCTGGTGGAAGTTTTCCATGAATGACTTATTTTTCTTGACCACGTCTTCCTCTTCAGACACTGCTGACACACTTTGGACTTCGACAGTCTTTTATTGCGACAATTCAGCAGGATAAAACCAAGCAAAACAGTCTTGAGACAACTtgaatttaaaacccctgggcgttattttattttgaaatggcttggtcagaaccaacaaaaagccaaaaaatggtcaaataacgcccaggggttaaaattccaaatcatttttgttcaaaaccctaaccccgTTTTAAAGTCCCACTTTCAAATCCCAACGCAAGCTTGATATCTTTGAAATCTTAATCCAGGCTCCAACCTCAAATTTGAGGCCTTATTTGAAACTCTACGCTCAGGAGTTCATGTGACACTTGTGTGATGGCGccataaaaaaatggaacaagTCATTTGGCAGGTCGTCGCGGTAACAATCAGTCAATGAAAGTCAATTTGATGGCCACCATACAAAGTGAAATGCCTTGAAATGTGACTTTGAACAAAGAAACGCGTGACaggaaatgtgtgtgtaaaCTTCCTGGCGGCGTTTGTTGGTCGTGTCCCGACCAGGTGAACGTAACTCTGGAGATGGAGGTGGCAGGTTTTTGGGTGAAGATTCCGTGCATGGACCGGCTGGGGAGTTGTCACTATGCCGACGCCTGCGACATTTTGAACCAGCTGATCCCACCTGGACAAGACTGCCCCGAACCGCTACACACCTACGGGCTGCCCTGTCACTGCCCCTTTAAGCCTGTAAGTGGCGCTTCACACGAAACTGCGtgcttcaattcaatacaacacgattagcattagcacttaTTCCACCATAATATGTTTCCTCCTTtatcctgttttatttttctgcatttgttgtattgttgagtcatttaaaaacatagatatttttatatgttaatctttttaattcatttcatttacagtacttcatttgttaataaaatgttaaaataatccatactgtagtttgaaaaaataaaggacaatgacaaatttAAGATTCCCAAAAATAAGATACCgtcatttttttggtcatatCAGTCATTGCTTCTACCAAAGCCAAAGAAGCAACCAACCCCCTACGCAACGCACACTAGCATTCTTGACAACTTTGTTGCTCACCAAAACAACAGCTCACAATCTTGCAAACAAAATGGTGATTCATTACAAAAACCAATTCTGATTTGCTAATTTTACCCTTTCCTCAGCGGAATTGACTCCAAAgccaatgaaaaaaaagccTCTTTCCCACCCAGCAACTCTTTTGCTCACCAAAACAGCAGCCCACAACAAAATTAATGAGCGATTCATAATAAAACAGGTCAGAAAACAGGTTCAGGTTTTTGTGTCACTTGTTGCTAAGCAGAATGTGAAATGTCAAACCATCATTTTTTTAGCCAATCAACCATTTGCAAGGCCAGTGGGATGCGTTACATCACAGAGATTTCAATGACGACTCTGTATGAAAtgtaaatgttgtgtttgttatttttaaggGCTCATACGCATTGCCTGAGTCAGACTTCTTCCTGCCCTTCATGGACGTTCCGTCGTGGCTCACTAACGGAGAGTATCGTCTTCAGGGGGTGATGGGGGGCGGCGGCGAGGAGCTGGGCTGCCTCAAGGTGGCGCTGGCACTCCACTCGGAATAAACGCACAACAAGCTCATTTGgaaaacaacaataatgcaaGTTGCTTTGCTTCATACATGATTCTGCTTTTACCCAACATGTGTTTGGTGATTAAATAATGGGAAAGGATGGCCATCATCACTATAAGTTAATTTACTGTTAGGCATCTGGAAGTCTTGCACAGTGTACAGTTTTGTAATAAACGGGATCACATTGAAACATTTGTTCATCACTTATTTCATGGAAAAAGAACAAATCTGACAACCAAATGCACATGTAATGACAAATGTTGTCCACTAGAGGACCAAAAATTGAACACGTTTGAACAATGGACATGTTTGACTTATTTTGAGTATTAAGCGGATCTCATCCTATGACTATTAACGtgtcgcgcgcacacacacactgaaaaatAAGTGCTGACGTGTGTTGGTTTGCACAGGAAGACTCACAATGACAGGAAGAATCAATgaaggccacacacacacacacacacacacacacacaaatgactaTTTTTCTTGTCTCGTGACATATAtgtgcaacacacacaaacatgttctttttaaatataaacttttatAAACATGTAACGTGACAATagctaaaaaaatgtcatgacaaACATTTCAGTAATATGTCACAAAAATACATTGAATGTCATGTGACAAGAGGCAAAGTTAATATTGTCATGTTACTATGTACATTTAATTATGAAATGATGCATTTAACATTGTTATGTCTGTGACAAATGTGATCATGTCAAATGCCCCAAAAATACAAGTTGACCATACATATTAGTAATCCATAATGTGACTACAAACATTTAACAATGTCAACTGATTACAtacttaattttaacaaaaaataaacacaataatgTCATGTAGAAATAAGCACATTTCATAATGTCACGCAACTCTAAACTCGTGCATTTAGTGTCGTTTCCCAGCTGTGAATGTTCTCACATTAGCCCGTTGCTAGCTCGCGCCACCCACTTGTAACTTAGCACCGAGCAAAGGCTTCACCTTTGACCCCTAtcttaatgtttgtttgtttgaggaGAAGCGACTGGGCTCCATGGACAATATTAACATCTGTCAAGACTTGAGGGGGAggggctacaaaaaaaaaggcatcagcCATCACATAGAATAAGGAAATGTCGGGTGCATACTTATGATGTAAATGATGGAGACGGAATGTTttgattcatgttttttttttatgtggtttCACGTgcgatgatgacatcatcagttgTTTTAGCTGGTGTGCGTCCAGGCTGCTCAGATGTCGGCCAATCAGATGAGATTACCagtgaaaacaaacatacacacataacCTCCTGCCGCCACATATCactctcagtgtgtgtgtgtgtgtgtatctttacatacacaaacaaacacaaaaatagtgttaccccccccccccctcccagccCCCTACATTTCCACACAATATGCGCATATACAGACTTGTAAAGCAGTTCTCTGATCACCTCtaataaatagagaatgagAAAGAATGCAAGTTTGTTGTGTCTCGtgcgccccccccaccccccccccccaagcagGACGTCCCGTCCACAGCCTTCACCGCCGCCTGACCGCTTCCAACAGAGGAAGAGAAAAGAAAGACGGGAGAGGAGGCGAAGGAGAGTCGGGGGAGTCAAAGGGGCCGAAGGAGTTGGCCAgcatggcggggggggggggggataaggTGATGATGTGGAGGGAAGCGAAGGGGTCAGGGGTCAGCACGCAATCAGCGGCACAGAAcaattgaagagaaaaaaacggTGAACGAGTTCAGTGGCTGTCAACACGGGCAAAACATTCTGTCAGTTgactataaacacacacaaaaaaaataaaaatg harbors:
- the gm2a gene encoding ganglioside GM2 activator produces the protein MRNIVIFAVTLSMLAVGVFTDRQHNWKRINKVKVSGFAWKNCGKPDAAAVLKTLSVSPDPISIPGELTASASGSTSVELLAPLSVNVTLEMEVAGFWVKIPCMDRLGSCHYADACDILNQLIPPGQDCPEPLHTYGLPCHCPFKPGSYALPESDFFLPFMDVPSWLTNGEYRLQGVMGGGGEELGCLKVALALHSE